The Chitinophaga flava genome has a segment encoding these proteins:
- a CDS encoding DUF3823 domain-containing protein, with protein MKQYMLHTCMALLLGSTLLSGCKKDNYPAPDASLQGRLTDTQTNEPVPVQPFNGAVIRYYQIGYSSNNPNPINTAVHHDGSYANNLLFTGKYRVVAEGPFYYKDTITIDINGNTQRDIPVTPFLKVTATTSNINSGSVTVKYNVKHNNNTQKIARVATIIGTTEGIDVNSYTFNDMQDVQNVPDETIEATTYEKVFTGLKANTVYYIRAAARISGADNPAGYYNYTPVIKITTSK; from the coding sequence ATGAAACAATATATGCTCCATACCTGCATGGCACTGCTACTCGGCAGTACCCTGCTTTCCGGTTGTAAAAAAGACAACTACCCCGCTCCGGATGCAAGTCTGCAGGGTAGGTTAACAGATACCCAAACCAATGAGCCGGTGCCCGTGCAACCATTCAACGGCGCCGTGATCCGGTATTACCAGATAGGATACAGCAGCAACAACCCTAATCCGATCAATACTGCCGTACATCACGATGGCTCTTATGCCAACAATCTGCTCTTCACCGGAAAATACCGAGTGGTGGCCGAAGGTCCGTTTTACTACAAAGACACCATCACCATCGATATCAATGGCAACACACAACGTGATATCCCGGTAACACCGTTCCTGAAGGTAACAGCAACAACCAGCAATATCAACAGCGGCAGCGTAACAGTCAAATACAATGTAAAACACAACAATAACACACAAAAAATAGCCAGGGTGGCCACTATCATTGGTACTACAGAAGGGATCGATGTAAATAGTTATACGTTCAATGATATGCAGGACGTGCAGAATGTCCCGGATGAAACAATTGAGGCGACTACGTACGAGAAAGTATTTACGGGGCTAAAAGCCAATACAGTCTATTATATCCGGGCTGCGGCCCGCATCAGCGGAGCAGACAATCCGGCAGGATATTATAACTATACGCCAGTGATCAAAATAACAACATCAAAATAA
- a CDS encoding RagB/SusD family nutrient uptake outer membrane protein, with the protein MKTRFRYIKHVCISLLLAGTGCTKSFLELDPPSQIVESNFFRNEKEANQALAGVYHVLQWGQWMGFHPSHCWSEAASDDAYSGGGTQSDGVGIKALDQLRIVTIGDQTYRGLWSIYYAGIARANVYLEKIGKVTASDDFKRVTTAEAKFLRAYFYFELVRWYENVPLVTAPLVDANQYNQPQASPEAVFNQIAKDLEEAMADLPKTSQRQVGGHVTHWGAKALMARVYLFYKGVYEKDLLAGSKVINKTVARDYLEEVINKGGFKLVDDFAGIWRRAGEFGPESVFEIDFSGLITVSNVNDQRLGQGNFSVHMFAPRGINDPVYTAGWSYATITQSLYEEFEANDPRRDETILYGHNFGAIAKSWQYTGYFNKKYSTHIEYKAGANSDANWGNNYRSIRYSDVLLMAAELWLGDDQGKADTYLKTVRDRVKMPAVPATTESIRHERRVELAGEGIRYWDLLRYGLPYAKKAIDASSKRGPEYDGDQSRFNMDWDVTKRGRLPIPQQEMDIANGVLKQNAGY; encoded by the coding sequence ATGAAAACAAGATTTCGTTATATAAAACACGTATGTATATCGTTGTTGCTGGCAGGTACCGGTTGTACCAAATCCTTCCTGGAGCTGGATCCACCTTCACAGATTGTGGAGAGTAATTTTTTCCGTAATGAAAAAGAAGCCAATCAGGCCCTGGCTGGTGTATACCATGTGCTGCAATGGGGCCAGTGGATGGGATTCCATCCCAGTCACTGCTGGAGCGAAGCCGCTTCTGATGACGCTTATTCCGGCGGTGGAACGCAGAGTGATGGAGTTGGTATCAAAGCGCTGGACCAGCTTCGTATCGTCACCATCGGAGACCAGACCTATCGTGGTTTATGGTCTATTTATTATGCCGGTATCGCCAGAGCAAACGTATATCTCGAAAAGATCGGGAAGGTAACCGCTTCTGATGATTTCAAGCGGGTAACAACTGCCGAAGCTAAATTCCTGCGCGCCTATTTTTATTTCGAACTGGTACGCTGGTACGAAAATGTGCCGCTGGTGACAGCGCCGCTGGTAGATGCCAATCAATACAACCAGCCACAGGCCAGCCCCGAAGCGGTATTCAACCAGATCGCCAAAGACCTGGAAGAAGCGATGGCAGATCTCCCGAAAACCTCACAACGACAGGTAGGCGGTCATGTGACCCATTGGGGCGCCAAGGCGCTGATGGCCCGTGTATACCTGTTCTATAAAGGAGTGTATGAAAAAGATCTGCTGGCAGGTTCCAAAGTGATCAATAAAACAGTGGCGCGTGATTATCTCGAAGAGGTTATCAATAAAGGTGGTTTTAAGCTGGTCGATGACTTTGCCGGCATCTGGCGGAGAGCTGGCGAATTTGGTCCTGAATCAGTGTTCGAGATTGACTTCAGTGGTTTGATCACCGTGAGCAATGTGAATGATCAGCGCCTCGGACAGGGCAATTTCAGTGTACACATGTTTGCGCCGAGAGGTATTAACGATCCCGTATATACGGCGGGATGGAGCTATGCTACCATCACACAGTCCCTCTATGAAGAATTTGAGGCCAATGATCCACGTCGGGACGAAACCATCCTGTATGGCCATAACTTTGGCGCTATCGCCAAAAGCTGGCAGTATACCGGTTATTTCAACAAAAAATACAGTACCCATATCGAATATAAGGCCGGTGCCAACAGTGATGCCAACTGGGGCAATAACTACCGCTCCATCCGTTATTCAGATGTATTGCTGATGGCGGCTGAGCTGTGGCTGGGAGATGATCAGGGCAAAGCTGATACTTATCTCAAAACAGTGAGAGATCGTGTGAAGATGCCAGCAGTACCTGCGACTACAGAAAGTATCCGCCACGAGCGCCGTGTAGAGCTGGCCGGAGAAGGTATCCGCTACTGGGACCTGCTGCGTTACGGTTTGCCATACGCTAAAAAAGCTATTGATGCTTCCAGCAAAAGAGGACCGGAATATGACGGTGATCAAAGCCGTTTTAACATGGACTGGGACGTCACCAAGCGGGGAAGACTACCTATTCCGCAACAGGAAATGGATATTGCCAACGGAGTATTAAAACAGAACGCCGGTTACTAA
- a CDS encoding class I SAM-dependent methyltransferase, with translation MEEHFQPNKTAMAVGVFDKNARTYQDKFMDIQLYHDTLDLFCQRISRQQANILEIGCGPGNVTRYLLQQRPDFRILATDLAPNMLALARENNPGATFQLMDGREVRSLEQPFDGIVAGFLLPYLSREETTTLISDAAATLNPGGVLYLSTMEDDYARSGIRTSSSGDQLYQYFHEADYLLKAFAENGLQLIDLQRKMYPAHDGSTVTDLILLAGK, from the coding sequence ATGGAAGAACATTTTCAGCCAAACAAAACAGCGATGGCCGTTGGGGTATTTGATAAAAATGCCCGCACGTACCAGGATAAATTTATGGACATACAGTTGTACCATGATACGCTGGATCTGTTCTGCCAGCGCATATCCCGGCAGCAGGCAAACATACTGGAGATTGGTTGTGGCCCCGGTAATGTGACCCGTTATCTGTTACAGCAGCGGCCCGACTTTCGTATACTGGCCACCGACCTGGCTCCCAATATGCTGGCACTTGCCCGGGAAAACAATCCCGGCGCCACTTTCCAACTGATGGATGGGAGAGAAGTACGTTCACTGGAGCAACCGTTTGATGGCATTGTAGCCGGTTTTTTGTTGCCCTATCTTTCCCGTGAAGAAACAACCACGCTGATCAGCGATGCGGCTGCCACCCTGAATCCCGGTGGTGTACTGTATCTCAGCACTATGGAAGATGATTATGCCCGTTCCGGAATCAGGACTTCCAGTTCCGGTGATCAGTTGTATCAATATTTCCACGAAGCAGACTACCTGCTGAAAGCCTTTGCTGAAAATGGTTTGCAGCTAATCGATCTGCAACGTAAAATGTATCCCGCCCATGATGGCAGCACCGTGACAGACCTGATACTGCTGGCAGGTAAATAA
- a CDS encoding SusC/RagA family TonB-linked outer membrane protein, protein MMIKFTKQSLRRGSWLFISLWLLALTAHAQTGGTITGVVKNEKGEVLPGVTVGVTNADSSFRKGQVTDGQGVFLITGIPAGGPYAISFTSIGYIKQYTRNHRLAAGEKVSLLIRLKESATELNQLVVIGYGTQKKSDVSTSITTVNNDFIGKQSILRAEQALQGSAPGVLVLSPSGQPGEKPMIRIRGTGTNKNPDPLYIVDGFPVNDIEYLNPNDIERMDVLKDAASASIYGARGANGVVLITTKSGKKGPAKVSYDGYYGIQNAWRKVPLLNGTEYAEMMNEGAKNANQTAPFANPAQYGEGTNWQNATFTKNAPVTSHNVSVSGGNENTTYFTSFSYFGQQGIVGGDRSQFERYTIRLNGDQKIKDFLRVGVSLSYMNTSSRGINSNADYGGVLNNAVNLDPLTPVYETDTNRLKNPVLYPVNAIRNGNQIYGISSIITDGPTNPLAAMQLANGKNKNDKILGNAYGEVNIMNGLKFRSSLGIEVNNYSSSSFTPEYYLNSASKTDVSLVGKGFSRRYTWQVENVLSYNRSFGKHNIQALLGHTALKSTFENLNGSRPDLITSDPNMAYIDLATNETLNKVNGGADVRALLSYFGRVAYDYDGKYLLSATLRRDGSSRFGRNNPFATFPSVSGGWVLSKENFYQSNTVTFLKLRASWGQNGNENIGDNSFPWAAGMVLGNGYTFIKPTGEEYYLNGVASGAVPNPNLKWETSEQTNFGVDVELWKGRLGVTADYYIKNTIGLLFNPPITAIVGNPSPYVNGGSVSNKGVELGITYKQQVNKDLSFNVTVNGAYNKNNVTAINNAAKAVAGTGYIGAGAVTRMEVGYPIGYLWGFRTAGIFQNQKEVDNYVGPDGKKVQPRAVPGDLKFVDINGDGKLDNNDKTMIGDPNPDLTAGLNLNLTYKRFDFSMFAVGMFGHQLLNGLYRYDIKMANMPRQFLDRWTEEGSAARYPRFTFADNNGNHNNVSDVYIENASFVRIKNIQVGYTLAENLVKKAKLNNLRVYVAVDNPFTFTRYTGFDPEIGARDALNLGVDHGVYPQARAFRAGVNVNL, encoded by the coding sequence ATGATGATTAAATTTACCAAACAGTCTCTCAGACGAGGCAGCTGGCTTTTTATTTCCTTATGGCTGCTGGCGCTGACGGCACATGCGCAAACCGGCGGTACCATCACCGGTGTGGTCAAAAACGAAAAAGGTGAAGTGCTGCCCGGTGTAACCGTTGGCGTTACCAATGCAGATTCTTCTTTCCGTAAAGGCCAGGTAACAGACGGCCAGGGCGTATTCCTGATCACAGGCATCCCTGCAGGCGGCCCTTATGCCATTTCGTTTACCTCTATCGGTTATATCAAACAATACACGCGAAACCATCGCCTGGCAGCAGGAGAGAAGGTTTCCCTGCTTATCAGACTGAAAGAATCAGCCACAGAGCTGAACCAGCTGGTGGTGATCGGATACGGCACCCAGAAAAAAAGTGATGTATCTACCTCCATCACCACGGTAAACAACGACTTTATCGGCAAACAATCCATCCTCCGTGCAGAGCAGGCCCTGCAGGGCAGCGCGCCGGGTGTGCTGGTGCTGAGCCCTTCCGGACAACCCGGTGAAAAACCGATGATCCGTATCCGTGGTACCGGTACCAACAAAAATCCGGACCCGCTGTATATCGTGGATGGCTTCCCGGTAAATGACATCGAATACCTCAACCCCAATGATATTGAACGGATGGATGTGCTGAAAGATGCCGCTTCTGCTTCCATCTACGGTGCCAGAGGCGCCAACGGTGTGGTGCTCATTACTACTAAAAGCGGTAAGAAAGGACCTGCAAAGGTTAGCTATGACGGTTATTACGGCATCCAGAACGCCTGGCGGAAAGTGCCGCTACTCAACGGTACCGAGTACGCTGAAATGATGAACGAAGGGGCTAAAAATGCCAATCAGACAGCTCCCTTTGCTAATCCAGCCCAGTATGGAGAAGGCACCAACTGGCAAAATGCTACCTTCACCAAAAATGCGCCGGTTACGAGTCACAACGTGTCCGTCAGTGGTGGCAATGAAAACACCACCTATTTCACTTCCTTTTCCTACTTCGGCCAGCAGGGTATTGTAGGCGGCGACCGCTCACAGTTTGAGCGTTATACCATCCGCCTCAATGGTGACCAGAAAATAAAGGACTTTCTGCGTGTAGGCGTTAGCTTAAGTTATATGAACACCTCCAGCCGGGGTATCAACAGCAACGCCGACTACGGCGGTGTACTCAACAATGCCGTGAACCTCGATCCGCTGACACCGGTGTATGAAACAGATACAAACAGACTCAAAAATCCGGTGCTGTATCCAGTAAACGCCATCCGCAACGGGAACCAGATATACGGTATCTCTTCCATCATCACCGATGGCCCTACCAATCCACTGGCTGCTATGCAGCTCGCCAACGGTAAAAACAAAAACGATAAGATCCTGGGAAATGCCTATGGAGAAGTAAATATCATGAACGGACTGAAATTCCGTTCATCCCTGGGTATTGAAGTGAACAATTACAGCAGCAGCAGTTTTACACCGGAATACTATCTTAACAGTGCTTCTAAAACAGATGTAAGCCTTGTGGGCAAAGGTTTTTCCCGCCGATATACCTGGCAGGTGGAGAATGTGCTGTCCTATAACCGTTCCTTCGGCAAACACAATATTCAGGCGTTGTTAGGACATACTGCCCTGAAATCTACTTTTGAAAACCTGAATGGTTCCCGGCCGGACCTGATCACCAGCGATCCCAATATGGCCTACATAGATCTGGCTACCAACGAAACCCTGAATAAAGTGAATGGTGGTGCTGATGTAAGGGCGCTGCTGTCTTACTTCGGCAGGGTGGCCTACGACTACGATGGCAAATATCTGTTGTCTGCCACGCTGCGCCGTGATGGTTCTTCCCGTTTTGGACGCAACAATCCATTTGCTACCTTCCCTTCCGTATCTGGTGGATGGGTGTTGTCAAAAGAAAACTTCTATCAGTCCAATACTGTCACCTTCCTGAAGCTGCGTGCTTCCTGGGGTCAGAACGGTAATGAAAACATCGGCGACAACTCTTTCCCCTGGGCTGCCGGCATGGTTCTCGGTAACGGCTATACGTTTATCAAACCTACCGGTGAAGAATATTACCTCAACGGTGTGGCTTCCGGCGCAGTACCCAATCCCAATCTCAAATGGGAAACATCCGAACAAACCAATTTCGGTGTAGACGTAGAGCTGTGGAAAGGCAGGCTGGGCGTGACTGCAGACTACTATATTAAAAACACCATCGGCCTGCTGTTCAACCCACCCATCACTGCTATTGTAGGAAATCCTTCCCCTTATGTCAACGGAGGCTCGGTGTCCAACAAAGGTGTGGAACTCGGCATTACCTATAAACAGCAAGTGAACAAAGACCTGAGCTTCAACGTAACCGTTAACGGAGCATACAATAAAAATAATGTGACTGCGATCAATAATGCGGCGAAAGCGGTGGCTGGTACCGGCTACATCGGCGCTGGTGCTGTTACCCGCATGGAAGTAGGTTATCCCATCGGTTATTTATGGGGATTCCGCACGGCCGGTATTTTCCAGAACCAGAAAGAAGTGGACAACTACGTTGGTCCTGATGGCAAAAAAGTACAACCCAGAGCGGTACCTGGTGACCTGAAGTTCGTTGACATCAATGGTGATGGTAAACTGGATAATAATGACAAGACGATGATCGGCGATCCGAACCCGGACCTGACCGCTGGCCTCAACCTAAACCTGACGTATAAACGTTTTGATTTCAGCATGTTTGCCGTAGGCATGTTTGGCCATCAGCTGCTGAATGGGCTCTACCGCTATGATATCAAAATGGCCAATATGCCGCGCCAGTTCCTCGACAGATGGACGGAAGAAGGATCTGCTGCCAGATATCCCCGTTTCACCTTTGCCGACAACAATGGTAATCATAACAATGTGTCTGACGTATACATCGAAAATGCCAGCTTCGTCCGCATCAAAAATATACAGGTTGGTTATACGCTGGCAGAAAACCTGGTGAAAAAAGCAAAGCTTAATAATCTGCGTGTATACGTTGCCGTAGATAATCCGTTTACCTTCACCAGATATACTGGTTTTGATCCGGAGATCGGTGCCCGTGATGCCTTGAACCTCGGTGTGGACCACGGCGTATATCCGCAGGCCAGAGCATTCCGTGCAGGCGTAAATGTTAACTTATAA